A stretch of the Ananas comosus cultivar F153 linkage group 14, ASM154086v1, whole genome shotgun sequence genome encodes the following:
- the LOC109720421 gene encoding general transcription factor 3C polypeptide 3-like isoform X2 has protein sequence MEIGEGGGSRHGEEERRGDEEEQEKENEEDVAVEEEEEEEEEGDDEEYAIEFDEETNPLDFIEEAADGVELYQQFERLEYEALAERKRKALQDRIDRGEPSKKPRRDEFLGATMEEINEMMNFGMRRRNRSRAPKKRGRKKGSRNKFTHEVSRKIGDATLHYASGDYEEAIPLLEEVVLLAPNLPDAYHLLGLIYEAMGDRMKAINFHILAAYLSPKDPSLWKKLVSWSIEQKNSGQLMYCLKKAITADPNDVGLKFDIALLQFEMGEYKKAAESYEQILEIYPANIEARKMASKMYRKCGLPDRAISLLEDHVNLPNSKVDLNVVDLLVSLYMDKNAHNEALRHIENARLALGFEKLPASLNTKAIICHAHLGEMEPAEVFFQDIQMENSPAKGDWILEVADSFASLGQYDYAVKLYSTLEEIVGDKNGKLYLKVAQCYISMKESGKAIPFFYKALSKMEDDIAIRLTLASVLVEEGKEDETIILLSPPKSSDIAQSKPWWLNGKIKLQLAKVYRDKGMLEAFADTIFPSLRETLIIESMNQKVRPAKKLPKTVLFERAKLLGEQQPQNIFHGFKPIGTTAELAKAARAKKLLQKKASLRAERKAAAIAAGLEWQSEDSEDETPRKEIQEPPLPGLLMNMEGHQLILDLCKALASLKRYREELEIINRTLKVANNALSEEKKEELRSLGAQIAYSTGDPKHGYNYVRHIVQQHPYSNAAWNCFYKVVSRVENRFSGKFLNRMKAAWRDCVPPIVISGHHFTAISQHQAATRDYLEAYKLQPDNPLINLCVGISLINLALGFRLQNKHQCVVQGFAFLYNYLRICDNSQEALYNVARAYHQVGLVTLAAAYYEKVLAIKEEDHPIPKLPYEGSSTREKDLRPGYSNLHREAAYNLHLIYKKSGATDLARQNAIGGSTEHIFQ, from the exons ATGGAGATAGGCGAAGGAGGAGGGTCTCGGCatggagaagaggagaggagaggagacgAAGAAGAGCAAGAAAAGGAGAACGAAGAAGATGtagcggtggaggaggaggaggaggaggaggaggagggtgatGATGAGGAATACGCAATAGAATTCGATGAAGAGACGAACCCCCTCGACTTCATTGAGGAGGCCGCGGATGGCGTCGAGCTCTACCAGCAATTCGAGCGGCTCGAGTACGAGGCGCTCGCCGAGCGGAAGCGCAAGGCCCTCCAGGACCGGATAGATCG GGGTGAGCCCTCCAAGAAGCCACGACGAGATGAGTTCTTGGGCGCCACAATGGAAGAGATCAATGAGATGATGAACTTTGGGATGCGCAGGAGGAATAGGTCGCGAGCT CCTAAGAAAAGGGGGAGAAAGAAGGGGTCGAGGAATAAATTCACCCATGAAGTTAGTCGGAAAATTGGTGATGCTACTCTTCATTATGCATCTGGAGACTATGAAGAG GCAATTCCTTTATTGGAAGAGGTTGTGTTGCTTGCGCCAAATTTACCTGATGCATATCATCTACTTGGACTAATATATGAAGCCATGGGCGACAGAATGAAAGCTATTAATTTTCACATCCTTGCTGCATACTTATCACCGAAGGATCCGTCATTGTGGAAAAAGCTTGTATCTTGGTCAAT AGAACAAAAGAATAGTGGTCAGCTTATGTATTGTCTTAAGAAGGCTATAACTGCAGATCCAAACGACGTAGGCCTTAAGTTTGACATTGCTTTACTGCAATTTGAAATGGGGGAATATAAGAAAGCTGCAGAATCATATGAGCAGATACTAGAGATCTATCCTGCCAACATTGAAGCACGCAAAATGGCCTCGAAG ATGTATCGGAAATGTGGTCTACCCGACAGGGCAATCAGTTTACTTGAAGATCATGTCAATCTTCCTAATTCTAAAGTGGACTTGAATGTTGTAGATCTTCTAGTTTCCTTGTATATGGACAAAAATGCACATAATGAGGCACTTAGGCATATCGAGAATGCACGGCTAGCACTTGGCTTTGAGAAACTGCCTGCAAGTCTAAACACGAAAGCAATAATCTGCCATGCTCATCTTGGAGAGATGGAACCTGCTGAG GTCTTTTTTCAGGATATTCAAATGGAAAATTCTCCGGCTAAAGGAGATTGGATATTGGAAGTTGCTGACTCATTTGCTTCTTTGGGGCAGTATGATTATGCAGTAAAATTGTACTCCACACTAGAGGAGATTGTTGGTGATAAAAAT GGTAAATTGTATCTTAAAGTTGCTCAATGTTACATATCCATGAAGGAAAGTGGAAAAGCTATTCCGTTCTTCTACAAAG CTTTATCTAAAATGGAAGACGACATTGCTATCCGATTAACTCTAGCCTCCGTCCTTGTAGAAGAGGGAAAGGAAGATGAAACTATTATTTTGCTTTCCCCTCCTAAAAGTTCAG ATATTGCACAATCCAAACCTTGGTGGCTTAATGGGAAAATTAAATTGCAGCTTGCAAAAGTTTATCGTGACAAAGGGATGCTGGAAGCCTTTGCTGATACTATCTTTCCATCACTTCGTGAAACATTAATTATTGAATCCATGAATCAGAAG GTGCGACCTGCAAAAAAGCTCCCAAAAACTGTTCTATTTGAGAGAGCCAAGTTGTTGGGTGAACAACAACCTCAGAACATTTTTCACGGGTTTAAACCAATCGGAACAACAGCAGAGTT GGCCAAAGCGGCTAGAGCAAAGAAATTGCTACAAAAGAAGGCATCTTTAAGAGCTGAAAGGAAAGCAGCAGCAATAGCTGCTGGCTTGGAATGGCAAAGTGAAGATTCAGAGGATGAAACTCCG cgGAAGGAAATACAAGAACCTCCTCTTCCAGGACTGTTAATGAACATGGAGGGCCATCAACTTATATTAGAT CTTTGCAAAGCATTGGCATCATTGAAACGATATCGGGAGGAACTGGAGATTATTAACCGCACTCTCAAAGTGGCCAACAATGCATTATCtgaggagaaaaaagaagagcttCGATCATTGGGCGCAC AAATTGCATATAGCACCGGAGATCCGAAGCATGGATACAATTATGTACGTCATATAGTTCAGCAACATCCTTATAGCAATGCTGCGTGGAACTGCTTCTATAAAGTTGTTTCAAG AGTGGAAAATCGGTTTTCGGGGAAATTCCTAAACCGGATGAAGGCAGCATGGAGAGACTGTGTACCACCAATAGTTATTAGTGGCCATCACTTTACTGCAATTAGCCAGCATCAAGCAGCTACTCGTGATTATTTGGAAGCTTATAAGCTGCAGCCTGATAATCCTCTTATTAATTTATGTGTTG gCATCTCTTTGATTAATTTAGCTCTCGGTTTTAGGCTTCAGAACAAGCACCAGTGTGTCGTCCAAGGGTTTGCATTTCTCTACAATTATTTACGCATCTGCGACAACAGCCAG GAAGCTTTGTACAATGTAGCTCGGGCTTACCACCAAGTCGGCCTTGTAACACTTGCCGCTGCTTACTATGAGAAGGTTCTAGCAATTAAGGAGGAGGACCACCCGATTCCCAAGCTCCCCTATGAGGGTTCAAGTACTAGAGAAAAAGATCTGAGGCCAGGTTACTCTAACCTGCACAGGGAGGCCGCTTATAACTTGCACTTAATTTACAAGAAAAGTGGAGCAACAGATCTTGCGAGACAG
- the LOC109720421 gene encoding general transcription factor 3C polypeptide 3-like isoform X1 codes for MEIGEGGGSRHGEEERRGDEEEQEKENEEDVAVEEEEEEEEEGDDEEYAIEFDEETNPLDFIEEAADGVELYQQFERLEYEALAERKRKALQDRIDRGEPSKKPRRDEFLGATMEEINEMMNFGMRRRNRSRAPKKRGRKKGSRNKFTHEVSRKIGDATLHYASGDYEEAIPLLEEVVLLAPNLPDAYHLLGLIYEAMGDRMKAINFHILAAYLSPKDPSLWKKLVSWSIEQKNSGQLMYCLKKAITADPNDVGLKFDIALLQFEMGEYKKAAESYEQILEIYPANIEARKMASKMYRKCGLPDRAISLLEDHVNLPNSKVDLNVVDLLVSLYMDKNAHNEALRHIENARLALGFEKLPASLNTKAIICHAHLGEMEPAEVFFQDIQMENSPAKGDWILEVADSFASLGQYDYAVKLYSTLEEIVGDKNGKLYLKVAQCYISMKESGKAIPFFYKALSKMEDDIAIRLTLASVLVEEGKEDETIILLSPPKSSDIAQSKPWWLNGKIKLQLAKVYRDKGMLEAFADTIFPSLRETLIIESMNQKVRPAKKLPKTVLFERAKLLGEQQPQNIFHGFKPIGTTAELAKAARAKKLLQKKASLRAERKAAAIAAGLEWQSEDSEDETPRKEIQEPPLPGLLMNMEGHQLILDLCKALASLKRYREELEIINRTLKVANNALSEEKKEELRSLGAQIAYSTGDPKHGYNYVRHIVQQHPYSNAAWNCFYKVVSRVENRFSGKFLNRMKAAWRDCVPPIVISGHHFTAISQHQAATRDYLEAYKLQPDNPLINLCVGISLINLALGFRLQNKHQCVVQGFAFLYNYLRICDNSQEALYNVARAYHQVGLVTLAAAYYEKVLAIKEEDHPIPKLPYEGSSTREKDLRPGYSNLHREAAYNLHLIYKKSGATDLARQPRQRTLKMKNAFFRMK; via the exons ATGGAGATAGGCGAAGGAGGAGGGTCTCGGCatggagaagaggagaggagaggagacgAAGAAGAGCAAGAAAAGGAGAACGAAGAAGATGtagcggtggaggaggaggaggaggaggaggaggagggtgatGATGAGGAATACGCAATAGAATTCGATGAAGAGACGAACCCCCTCGACTTCATTGAGGAGGCCGCGGATGGCGTCGAGCTCTACCAGCAATTCGAGCGGCTCGAGTACGAGGCGCTCGCCGAGCGGAAGCGCAAGGCCCTCCAGGACCGGATAGATCG GGGTGAGCCCTCCAAGAAGCCACGACGAGATGAGTTCTTGGGCGCCACAATGGAAGAGATCAATGAGATGATGAACTTTGGGATGCGCAGGAGGAATAGGTCGCGAGCT CCTAAGAAAAGGGGGAGAAAGAAGGGGTCGAGGAATAAATTCACCCATGAAGTTAGTCGGAAAATTGGTGATGCTACTCTTCATTATGCATCTGGAGACTATGAAGAG GCAATTCCTTTATTGGAAGAGGTTGTGTTGCTTGCGCCAAATTTACCTGATGCATATCATCTACTTGGACTAATATATGAAGCCATGGGCGACAGAATGAAAGCTATTAATTTTCACATCCTTGCTGCATACTTATCACCGAAGGATCCGTCATTGTGGAAAAAGCTTGTATCTTGGTCAAT AGAACAAAAGAATAGTGGTCAGCTTATGTATTGTCTTAAGAAGGCTATAACTGCAGATCCAAACGACGTAGGCCTTAAGTTTGACATTGCTTTACTGCAATTTGAAATGGGGGAATATAAGAAAGCTGCAGAATCATATGAGCAGATACTAGAGATCTATCCTGCCAACATTGAAGCACGCAAAATGGCCTCGAAG ATGTATCGGAAATGTGGTCTACCCGACAGGGCAATCAGTTTACTTGAAGATCATGTCAATCTTCCTAATTCTAAAGTGGACTTGAATGTTGTAGATCTTCTAGTTTCCTTGTATATGGACAAAAATGCACATAATGAGGCACTTAGGCATATCGAGAATGCACGGCTAGCACTTGGCTTTGAGAAACTGCCTGCAAGTCTAAACACGAAAGCAATAATCTGCCATGCTCATCTTGGAGAGATGGAACCTGCTGAG GTCTTTTTTCAGGATATTCAAATGGAAAATTCTCCGGCTAAAGGAGATTGGATATTGGAAGTTGCTGACTCATTTGCTTCTTTGGGGCAGTATGATTATGCAGTAAAATTGTACTCCACACTAGAGGAGATTGTTGGTGATAAAAAT GGTAAATTGTATCTTAAAGTTGCTCAATGTTACATATCCATGAAGGAAAGTGGAAAAGCTATTCCGTTCTTCTACAAAG CTTTATCTAAAATGGAAGACGACATTGCTATCCGATTAACTCTAGCCTCCGTCCTTGTAGAAGAGGGAAAGGAAGATGAAACTATTATTTTGCTTTCCCCTCCTAAAAGTTCAG ATATTGCACAATCCAAACCTTGGTGGCTTAATGGGAAAATTAAATTGCAGCTTGCAAAAGTTTATCGTGACAAAGGGATGCTGGAAGCCTTTGCTGATACTATCTTTCCATCACTTCGTGAAACATTAATTATTGAATCCATGAATCAGAAG GTGCGACCTGCAAAAAAGCTCCCAAAAACTGTTCTATTTGAGAGAGCCAAGTTGTTGGGTGAACAACAACCTCAGAACATTTTTCACGGGTTTAAACCAATCGGAACAACAGCAGAGTT GGCCAAAGCGGCTAGAGCAAAGAAATTGCTACAAAAGAAGGCATCTTTAAGAGCTGAAAGGAAAGCAGCAGCAATAGCTGCTGGCTTGGAATGGCAAAGTGAAGATTCAGAGGATGAAACTCCG cgGAAGGAAATACAAGAACCTCCTCTTCCAGGACTGTTAATGAACATGGAGGGCCATCAACTTATATTAGAT CTTTGCAAAGCATTGGCATCATTGAAACGATATCGGGAGGAACTGGAGATTATTAACCGCACTCTCAAAGTGGCCAACAATGCATTATCtgaggagaaaaaagaagagcttCGATCATTGGGCGCAC AAATTGCATATAGCACCGGAGATCCGAAGCATGGATACAATTATGTACGTCATATAGTTCAGCAACATCCTTATAGCAATGCTGCGTGGAACTGCTTCTATAAAGTTGTTTCAAG AGTGGAAAATCGGTTTTCGGGGAAATTCCTAAACCGGATGAAGGCAGCATGGAGAGACTGTGTACCACCAATAGTTATTAGTGGCCATCACTTTACTGCAATTAGCCAGCATCAAGCAGCTACTCGTGATTATTTGGAAGCTTATAAGCTGCAGCCTGATAATCCTCTTATTAATTTATGTGTTG gCATCTCTTTGATTAATTTAGCTCTCGGTTTTAGGCTTCAGAACAAGCACCAGTGTGTCGTCCAAGGGTTTGCATTTCTCTACAATTATTTACGCATCTGCGACAACAGCCAG GAAGCTTTGTACAATGTAGCTCGGGCTTACCACCAAGTCGGCCTTGTAACACTTGCCGCTGCTTACTATGAGAAGGTTCTAGCAATTAAGGAGGAGGACCACCCGATTCCCAAGCTCCCCTATGAGGGTTCAAGTACTAGAGAAAAAGATCTGAGGCCAGGTTACTCTAACCTGCACAGGGAGGCCGCTTATAACTTGCACTTAATTTACAAGAAAAGTGGAGCAACAGATCTTGCGAGACAG
- the LOC109720421 gene encoding general transcription factor 3C polypeptide 3-like isoform X3, translating into MEIGEGGGSRHGEEERRGDEEEQEKENEEDVAVEEEEEEEEEGDDEEYAIEFDEETNPLDFIEEAADGVELYQQFERLEYEALAERKRKALQDRIDRGEPSKKPRRDEFLGATMEEINEMMNFGMRRRNRSRAPKKRGRKKGSRNKFTHEVSRKIGDATLHYASGDYEEAIPLLEEVVLLAPNLPDAYHLLGLIYEAMGDRMKAINFHILAAYLSPKDPSLWKKLVSWSIEQKNSGQLMYCLKKAITADPNDVGLKFDIALLQFEMGEYKKAAESYEQILEIYPANIEARKMASKMYRKCGLPDRAISLLEDHVNLPNSKVDLNVVDLLVSLYMDKNAHNEALRHIENARLALGFEKLPASLNTKAIICHAHLGEMEPAEVFFQDIQMENSPAKGDWILEVADSFASLGQYDYAVKLYSTLEEIVGDKNGKLYLKVAQCYISMKESGKAIPFFYKALSKMEDDIAIRLTLASVLVEEGKEDETIILLSPPKSSDIAQSKPWWLNGKIKLQLAKVYRDKGMLEAFADTIFPSLRETLIIESMNQKVRPAKKLPKTVLFERAKLLGEQQPQNIFHGFKPIGTTAELAKAARAKKLLQKKASLRAERKAAAIAAGLEWQSEDSEDETPRKEIQEPPLPGLLMNMEGHQLILDLCKALASLKRYREELEIINRTLKVANNALSEEKKEELRSLGAQIAYSTGDPKHGYNYVRHIVQQHPYSNAAWNCFYKVVSRVENRFSGKFLNRMKAAWRDCVPPIVISGHHFTAISQHQAATRDYLEAYKLQPDNPLINLCVGISLINLALGFRLQNKHQCVVQGFAFLYNYLRICDNSQEALYNVARAYHQVGLVTLAAAYYEKVLAIKEEDHPIPKLPYEGSSTREKDLRPGYSNLHREAAYNLHLIYKKSGATDLARQDAEDEERVF; encoded by the exons ATGGAGATAGGCGAAGGAGGAGGGTCTCGGCatggagaagaggagaggagaggagacgAAGAAGAGCAAGAAAAGGAGAACGAAGAAGATGtagcggtggaggaggaggaggaggaggaggaggagggtgatGATGAGGAATACGCAATAGAATTCGATGAAGAGACGAACCCCCTCGACTTCATTGAGGAGGCCGCGGATGGCGTCGAGCTCTACCAGCAATTCGAGCGGCTCGAGTACGAGGCGCTCGCCGAGCGGAAGCGCAAGGCCCTCCAGGACCGGATAGATCG GGGTGAGCCCTCCAAGAAGCCACGACGAGATGAGTTCTTGGGCGCCACAATGGAAGAGATCAATGAGATGATGAACTTTGGGATGCGCAGGAGGAATAGGTCGCGAGCT CCTAAGAAAAGGGGGAGAAAGAAGGGGTCGAGGAATAAATTCACCCATGAAGTTAGTCGGAAAATTGGTGATGCTACTCTTCATTATGCATCTGGAGACTATGAAGAG GCAATTCCTTTATTGGAAGAGGTTGTGTTGCTTGCGCCAAATTTACCTGATGCATATCATCTACTTGGACTAATATATGAAGCCATGGGCGACAGAATGAAAGCTATTAATTTTCACATCCTTGCTGCATACTTATCACCGAAGGATCCGTCATTGTGGAAAAAGCTTGTATCTTGGTCAAT AGAACAAAAGAATAGTGGTCAGCTTATGTATTGTCTTAAGAAGGCTATAACTGCAGATCCAAACGACGTAGGCCTTAAGTTTGACATTGCTTTACTGCAATTTGAAATGGGGGAATATAAGAAAGCTGCAGAATCATATGAGCAGATACTAGAGATCTATCCTGCCAACATTGAAGCACGCAAAATGGCCTCGAAG ATGTATCGGAAATGTGGTCTACCCGACAGGGCAATCAGTTTACTTGAAGATCATGTCAATCTTCCTAATTCTAAAGTGGACTTGAATGTTGTAGATCTTCTAGTTTCCTTGTATATGGACAAAAATGCACATAATGAGGCACTTAGGCATATCGAGAATGCACGGCTAGCACTTGGCTTTGAGAAACTGCCTGCAAGTCTAAACACGAAAGCAATAATCTGCCATGCTCATCTTGGAGAGATGGAACCTGCTGAG GTCTTTTTTCAGGATATTCAAATGGAAAATTCTCCGGCTAAAGGAGATTGGATATTGGAAGTTGCTGACTCATTTGCTTCTTTGGGGCAGTATGATTATGCAGTAAAATTGTACTCCACACTAGAGGAGATTGTTGGTGATAAAAAT GGTAAATTGTATCTTAAAGTTGCTCAATGTTACATATCCATGAAGGAAAGTGGAAAAGCTATTCCGTTCTTCTACAAAG CTTTATCTAAAATGGAAGACGACATTGCTATCCGATTAACTCTAGCCTCCGTCCTTGTAGAAGAGGGAAAGGAAGATGAAACTATTATTTTGCTTTCCCCTCCTAAAAGTTCAG ATATTGCACAATCCAAACCTTGGTGGCTTAATGGGAAAATTAAATTGCAGCTTGCAAAAGTTTATCGTGACAAAGGGATGCTGGAAGCCTTTGCTGATACTATCTTTCCATCACTTCGTGAAACATTAATTATTGAATCCATGAATCAGAAG GTGCGACCTGCAAAAAAGCTCCCAAAAACTGTTCTATTTGAGAGAGCCAAGTTGTTGGGTGAACAACAACCTCAGAACATTTTTCACGGGTTTAAACCAATCGGAACAACAGCAGAGTT GGCCAAAGCGGCTAGAGCAAAGAAATTGCTACAAAAGAAGGCATCTTTAAGAGCTGAAAGGAAAGCAGCAGCAATAGCTGCTGGCTTGGAATGGCAAAGTGAAGATTCAGAGGATGAAACTCCG cgGAAGGAAATACAAGAACCTCCTCTTCCAGGACTGTTAATGAACATGGAGGGCCATCAACTTATATTAGAT CTTTGCAAAGCATTGGCATCATTGAAACGATATCGGGAGGAACTGGAGATTATTAACCGCACTCTCAAAGTGGCCAACAATGCATTATCtgaggagaaaaaagaagagcttCGATCATTGGGCGCAC AAATTGCATATAGCACCGGAGATCCGAAGCATGGATACAATTATGTACGTCATATAGTTCAGCAACATCCTTATAGCAATGCTGCGTGGAACTGCTTCTATAAAGTTGTTTCAAG AGTGGAAAATCGGTTTTCGGGGAAATTCCTAAACCGGATGAAGGCAGCATGGAGAGACTGTGTACCACCAATAGTTATTAGTGGCCATCACTTTACTGCAATTAGCCAGCATCAAGCAGCTACTCGTGATTATTTGGAAGCTTATAAGCTGCAGCCTGATAATCCTCTTATTAATTTATGTGTTG gCATCTCTTTGATTAATTTAGCTCTCGGTTTTAGGCTTCAGAACAAGCACCAGTGTGTCGTCCAAGGGTTTGCATTTCTCTACAATTATTTACGCATCTGCGACAACAGCCAG GAAGCTTTGTACAATGTAGCTCGGGCTTACCACCAAGTCGGCCTTGTAACACTTGCCGCTGCTTACTATGAGAAGGTTCTAGCAATTAAGGAGGAGGACCACCCGATTCCCAAGCTCCCCTATGAGGGTTCAAGTACTAGAGAAAAAGATCTGAGGCCAGGTTACTCTAACCTGCACAGGGAGGCCGCTTATAACTTGCACTTAATTTACAAGAAAAGTGGAGCAACAGATCTTGCGAGACAG